Below is a genomic region from Hypanus sabinus isolate sHypSab1 unplaced genomic scaffold, sHypSab1.hap1 H_7, whole genome shotgun sequence.
AACTCACCGAGGGTTTGAGGcccatcggctaccctcaccaGATTTTGCCGGCCAGTGGAAgccgttgcccggggtgtggccgctgttgcatgcaaacagctacaagGAACCACTGAGTGTCAGGTGAGGACCAATGTGGACGAACTTCTCAGAAGAGCACGACGTGTTCCCTGTCAGAGGTACTACCTCGCTCTGACACTCCATACACACAGATGCAATTGGACTGCTGTTGatacgctgtggtgtgatgtagcctaacgctgaggttctgggccattgCAGCCCAGAGTTCTGAAATGAAGTGGGGACCGCAGTCAGAGGAAATCTCAGGTGAGATATCAAACCACGTGCTGATGAACGTCCGAGCCACATCTGCAACCAATGTCATTGGCCGAGGGACGACCTCTGGCTACCTGGTGGTACAGTTCACCATGGTGAAATTGTGTTTGAAACAGGagtgtggggagtgaggggggaAGAATGTTCACATTAACATGGTCAGTCGTTGCTCAGGGTCCTCAAAAGTTATCAATGGCGTTTGAACATCATAATTTTTGCCTGCTGGCATTCCACACCGGCTGCATTCCAAACATGATGTCTTTTCTGAGACCATGCCAGACAAATCGTaatgcaaccagtttctgtgaggccttctgaATGGATGTGAGAGGCCaggtatggagtcgaaaacaatCCGTCTCCAGTTTGCAAGGGTGACCAGTTGAGACATTGAACTGGAGAAATACCCCAGCTTCTTTAAACTTAATTTCAGCCGTTCGGTTAACTGGGACCTCTGGGTCAGTGACTTGGTTGGCTGCCATGCCGGCATAGTCAACCCCTATGTGTGCCGTCTCATCAGCTGGACATGAGAGGCAATCTGCTAcggcattatttttccccttgatatgttgtGTATCCATTGTGAACTTAGATATGTAGACCTGATGGCATTTCTGTTGTGCAGACCAAGGATCTGAAACTTTGGCCATCATGTGCATGAGGGATTTGTGCTCAAAGAATGCTGTGAAATGACAACCCTCTAGAAGAAAATTTTAATAACGTACAGGAGGATTGGCTATCAGTGTGTTGAGGAGTGGGTGCACCAGCAGGGTTGCATTGTTTCTTGTCATCAAATGCACTGGTCATGTCCACAGACCAGTAAAGCATGTGATGAGGTATATTGCTTTTCATGACACTGTAAGTTTGCTTATGGTATGTATAAGTGAAGCCATGCTCTTTGGCAACTGGCCCAACCTACTCCAgtgtccccttcaccatcaggtccAATTAAATGAAGGTGAGGGGATCTGGATTGAGGGCAACAAGAATTGGCTGGAGTGCACTGGGAAGGTAAAGCAGAAGTTGGAACTGTGAGGAAGATGCTCCTTTTCAAAAACTGGGAAACCTAGACATCTAGTGTGAGGTGCACCAGGAGTGTTCACTTGGTGCAGTTGTGGCCCATCTCCTGCTCCTCCATGTTGGGTGTCACCCAAGCTGTCTCCAGATTCATTTGGGAATCCAACATGGAACAGGTCAGGCAGGTCACAATGAACATGTCCCTGGAAAAACAGAGGCAAAAATGCACCCAAAGTCACCCTCACTCTGATGTGCTGCAGCATCAGATTGTGCATTGATCCTAAACGCGTGGGCGCCAAGTTCCACTTCGTGCCAAGGTTCTACATATTTCCGTTGTtgtgaaggatgggtctggccctgTTGCCGTGCAATGTCCCAGTTGGCTGGATGTTGCTGCTCTACCTTCCCTTCGTGGAAAATGTTTTCCAGACCCACACTTttggccacaaggccatcagACAGTGATCAGGCAGGAGAAAATAATTGATGTTAAAAATAGGGTGGTTCCTTGAGTAGACTGACCAGACCACCTGGCAGAATGCTTTACCACTAGACCTCACCAACAGATACCAAGACCATGCCTGGCTGGTAGTGAGTGGGACCCTCCCAGTTAGATGCTTGCTGCCCATGGGATGGACATAGTGGTGAAAAGATGGGATCTCAGCATTTTGTGGTTTTGCAAAGATGGTGCGGAGAAAGTTgcaagggcctttgtcacagtacAACCCCAGCAGCTGCGTGATCCACAGAGTGTTCCTAGtgttacacacactcacacacacacactcacacacacatacacacacacacatacacacacacactcacacacacatacacacattcacacacacacacacacactcacacacacacacatacacacacatacacacactcacacacacacacatacacacacacacacactcacacacacacatacacacacacacactcacacgcacacacacacactcacacacacacgcacacacacacacacacacacacacacacatacacacacacactcacacacacacacacacacatacacacactcacacacacacacatacacacacacactcacacacacacatacacacacacatacacacacacacacacacatacacacacacactcacacgcacacacacacacactcacacacacacactcacacacacacgcacacacacacacacacacacatacacacacacactcacacacacacacacacacatacacacacacactcacacacacacatacacacacacactcacacacacacacacacatacacacacacactcacacacacacgcacacacacacacacacacacacacatacacacacacactcacacacaaacacatacacacacacatacacacactcacacacacacacacacacatacacacacacacactcacacacacacacatacacacacacacacactcacacgcacacacacacactcacacacacacacgcacacacacacacacacacacacacacacacacacacacacacacacacacacacacacacacacacacacacacacacaccattaagTGCTCCTAGCAGATCATTATCTCGGTGAAAGACACCTTTGGTCTCCTGAAAATTGTTGCTCTGCCAGCACATCATGATGACGGTgaaggaatgctgccgactggcataTTCCGGGTTGccggagtacgtgctgagggatgttctgaagcttggtgcagccaccacaagggctcagtggggaaggaccacagttcaGGATTCtcctgctgctggagagggaggggtcaGATTGGGTGAGGAAGCCACTCAATTATTGTAGTGGGAtactgttatgaaggatgaacagttccaatggacaatggggtgcagagctgCCCACATTCCCCCCCCTTTGAGAATCACGaaccattactgttgctatgctgctcatgagagagagagatgaaaagaaaacatgcaagaacatctgctacagataagagaggggagagagacttgttgatttaCCGCATTATGACTTCTGCgagggttatttatcttctaccattttgctcattaacattcctcagtggacagccagagtgggctggtttgatggacacagccattcaaaattgattgataactgagaccctgtgagtagggataaaagtcaggtctggagagacacccttcagacacaccaggagacacactagtgagcactgactgagtgttggaacccacaggaacggtgggggcatcggagaccgaacatggagatcggtcacaaagctcacagtgttaaagcagggccggtggggacttgtgtgtgtgtccactcatgccagagtgacgagtccaccacggaagaacggtctagctgaatgacagaggggtcatagctgaatgGCCGCAAAGATATgatggattaagaaagcaaaggaaggttttgCTGCAGTAGCTGTTAGCTCGCTCTCTcgctccaacaattacaacacaacaaccataattacctcagcactcatgaactgaactgaactttatacttttctatgacaattcatttacccctagacatcgacagagcttgtttattattgattattattcctacacttttaggtttattattgctaacttgtgttatatgtatatttgcattattggtattgatttgcttaatttactaataaacacttttgaatatagtaccaccagactccaatggattcttctttctctgctggtcagacacccagttacggggtatgtaacaatacCAACTCAGGGGAATCATGTATGTGGTGCACTACTACTTCAGTGTATGAAAGCAATACAGGAAGCTTTGAACATTGAAGAGTATATTCCAAATCATTttctattatgaataaagtttattttgttacagaaaaagaaacacaatgaTAACAGTAAACCATGAACTACAATTTCAATGACCATCCTCCAGATGGCTATGGTTGAAGAGATGTGACCCATGGACCACAGCTGCTCAGAAACAAGCCAGAGCCTGGATCAACCATGACACGGTTGTCTGTGCAAGGTGTCCGATGTTAAAAGTCCTTAAACACCCTATgacccaggttacatcactgatgatgtgtcccaccATCTCCTATTCTCAGTGCCTGTTTAATTTTAAACTTGTTGAATATAGTCAAGTATCTCTGCTTATTTACAATGCTAGCACATCCCAACTGGCAGAACCCCTTTGAATATTCAGTACAGGAGTCAGTTCCAAAGCCTCTGAGCACAAACTCCAGTTATCCAAATTAGAGCCCTTTTGTTTCTGTGTTGAGGGATGGCTCCATGAATATACAACTTGCCAGAAGATTAAATGACAAAACATATCTGTCCTGAACTTTGTGTTAAGTGGCAGGGATACCCCTTTAATAATGTTATTTTTGCTGAGGAAATCTCATTTCTTTGGGTCTAGATTGCTAATGGAATGAAGGCAGTGGGTGAAGTATCCAATCCCAGCAACTGATAAACACAAAATTGAGGATGGTTCCaaaactggaggaaaaaagaGAAACACAGCAGATAAGCTCAGACCTGAGGATTATAAAACTGATATGTTGTTGCTCCTGAGCCAATGTAGGACCAAAATAATGGATAAGCAATTGCCAAGCCACATTAGGAATTTAAACACCTGAATAATAGAAACCAATATTAAAGCTGTTAGGTTTAAAGGAAGGGCTGAATGTACTGAGTAAGAAATTCCTGCCAATTCGGCTAGAGTGGATACTAAATCTTGAAGAAAATTTCAATGCGATCTCTGTACGCTCACTGATCAATATTATTTATTCAGCTTCTTACAATCTTTCCACTTTGAATATTCTTTctcaaaattgtctctttctttttcaatctggtTAGCTACCTCTCGGATCATCCGAGAAATCTCAGTTCTCTGTTTTCCAAGTTCCTGTAAATCATTTATTATGGAGAAAAAATCCCATGCTACAGTGAGCAATGCCAAAATTCCTGAAAGATTTTTGAGTACAGTTACGGCTCTCCTTGTGAACATTATAGTCATAAAACTCAGGCTGTTCATGAGACCTCGAGCGGTGCCAATAAGTGCCACATTTGGTAAGTTTTTCTCCTCAAGTTCAAGCATTAATTTTAATGCATCATTTAACTGAGTTAATTTCTCAGTCAGGTTTTTGGTCACTTTTTCATAGTCTTCTACAATTTCATTTACTCTTTTCTGTTTGCTGACTTGATTATTATTATCAGAAACACTGGCTACAACGTTAGTGGCCCCGCCAACAACACCTGCTGCCACTCCCAGCCCAGCAAGTACCAACGAGCTACCCGCAGTGAAGGGGGCAACAAGTGCTGCAATACTTAAAATTCCACCGACTGCTCCCACGCAAGTGCCTGTAAAGTTTGCTTTGGTAGCATCTTTATGATATTCATCAATGGAATCAGCCATTAAACGTAGTTCCACAACATAATCCGATGATTTCTTTAACCAGTCTGGAGCGTCCAAGAGAATTTCTTTCCATATTCTTTCTGAAAGTTTGCAAAGAAAATATCTTCTTAATTTTTAACCATGCAATGACACATGCTGGCCTAACAGAAATAGTACTCAAATGGAAACAAAACTGTTGCTTCACTTGTCATTCTCAACAAATGTGGGCAGAACTTGGGTAATTAATGGGATAAGAATCATACAGAGAAAGGGAACTACAACCCACTGGGTCTATGATAACCATTAAGAACCAATCTATATTAATCTCATTTACTAACACATGATCCATAGGCTACCAATTCTTTGATGTTTCAAATGATCATCTAGATCAGCAGTTCCCAACCGTTCTTATGCCTTAGATTTCTATCACTATCTGAGGTGTCCATGGATGCTATTGTGGGAACCCCTGAAATTCGTCAAGTACCTTTTTCCACCATCTTCTCAGTCACTGCATGTGACAATTTAAGTAATCTTTAGATGGAGCATTCttgttaatttaaataatttattatgggtgatatgtaaaagtacgtgaatggcaagCGTCATCATGCCATGTTGTCGCATGCATGCACCTcacataaaataaaaacaaaactaatatacacataaaataaattaatttaaactCCTTTTCTCAACTCCCTTGATTTTCTCTTATTTCAATTAGATttaggagttacaaaacataatagtggtggtgaggaagaagtTTTAAACAAACCCAAGAAGATTACCTACCTGTTGAAATGCTGTGGGCCATTCTAGTTTTCAAAAAGTGCAGTGAGAcagtcaagttaaaaaaaaagcacagcatgtTTTTTATTCCTACGGAGAAGCACATTTTCTTGGCAAAAGGAAAGATGATTGAGTTTAAATAAGGGCTGAAAACTGTCAGATTCATAGATTCATAAACAGGAGGCACCGGgtgataataaatgtaaattTAATAAAGCAAAAATGGCTACCTACAAtggaaagatagatgtgtttgattACACAACTGATAACTGGCTATTGTATACAGAATGAATTGAgctgtattttgaagcaaataaaatagccaatgagaggcaagtaccagttttgctgagtacATTAGGTTAAAAAGATTACTGTTTACTCCGAAGTTTAATTGTTCCAACTAAATCAGCCAAAATGAAGTTTGCTCATATTGTGAGCAAGCACGTACAtcacatatatttattgttgctgaatccgtaacgtAAATATATGAGTAaagcaggggtttttataacaaataaaacatttattaaacactggaaaacaaacccccaaaagtaaacaaaacacTCAcctaactggaaatcagctgctatgcggcagcttaaacagttcttaaagcgatgttgcaaaaacagctcttcaaagtagtattgcaaaagttcaaaatgctcacagtccatttaagggagagcctttttaagacgatttaaattctctttcaagtTGTGTTTCTTTGGTTCCCAGgtgaactacttttcccacgaagaatttacgaagatgaaaaaggaaacggcttaaaggcactgacctttcttttACAGAActattcccaatcctttctgctatatctcacagggattaacacgagatcagtcaacaaattccttctgaatgaggatcaaacatgattgaacctgtttcaccattGAAATCGACTTTCCTTGA
It encodes:
- the LOC132386078 gene encoding apolipoprotein L5-like — its product is MEIDLTIERIWKEILLDAPDWLKKSSDYVVELRLMADSIDEYHKDATKANFTGTCVGAVGGILSIAALVAPFTAGSSLVLAGLGVAAGVVGGATNVVASVSDNNNQVSKQKRVNEIVEDYEKVTKNLTEKLTQLNDALKLMLELEEKNLPNVALIGTARGLMNSLSFMTIMFTRRAVTVLKNLSGILALLTVAWDFFSIINDLQELGKQRTEISRMIREVANQIEKERDNFEKEYSKWKDCKKLNK